A stretch of the Uranotaenia lowii strain MFRU-FL chromosome 3, ASM2978415v1, whole genome shotgun sequence genome encodes the following:
- the LOC129750790 gene encoding FH2 domain-containing protein 1 isoform X2: protein MTNDSKTGGNGNSSSSSTGGKAGKMDSRIGLEYIVENSDYVTKLGLALDTSNVTVKKQVFELLSALCAYSSNGYKRAIETLEHYKNIKGERYRLNIVVVELDKASSVEYQIALLAFINCVIISAATLQDRIRIRNEFIGLNLLPVLNNLRRIASNVPDIGVQIDVFDEQRECDESQSLQGPDGINLNSHLDVFYAILRQVAGTPQEIPFLSILQHLLQIDSKEAISDIVWDTAETLVHRATLLEDKEASVRLLRAPSIQKFTCPHCRNDITSPTRRQSVGPLTPGPHNASTIHASSQQSFPAVPAPAPPPPPPPNLATAAAAPPPPPPPPCAPPPPPLPPMAGGPAGAQGGRGPVPPAPPAPPAPNNLLAVKASELSARPKTPEAQIEVIKPLPQQETPVPRSKMKTINWNKIPPQKVFSKPNIWSIVADSHQNSPMADLNWDEMEGLFCLQQTQGSPKLGRENSGSDTLERKSRKENEITLLDGKRSLNVNIFLKQFRSSNEDIILLIKNGEHEDIGAEKLRGLLKILPEVDELEMLKSFDGDNNRLGNAEKFLLQLIQVPNYKLRIESMLLKEEFKANLIYLEPNINAMLYAGEDLMNNKALQEVLYMIVVAGNFLNSGGYAGNAAGVKLSSLQKLTDIRANKPGMNLIHFVALQAEKKNIDLLEFPSQMTTLENATKTTVEQINNEINAIDLRIKKIKRQIELPKTEEDIKYQMVEFITGAERDIAMLQRALKELEAMRLQLADFFCEDIATFKMEECFRIFHNFCERFQQAVKDNEKRRVQEEQALIRRKQREEQLALKRRQSNQPGTPVSDSENSLLLDPSQYDLLRYSPAMTRRRIGSFTSNGDPVMLREDCASPDITPNGSLRRRRSRVLSEEDEGNLMDFLRSSGHENGSRERKSVSYGGSLDRSWARRARSGSGSKKRPDLLNVDFGNDRERPNSPSPLAESKPLPVEENKPREWRQKIESWLQANEADERHNEDYKKKRKLLAVNRRSYETDNESDRGSKLDPLPEEKPPTITSPEPPPQSGEIQLPTTYKRVYQDWKPSSALEKTDVMGTMEAIAGAAPSQQDKSAWRKSSLNSQQQDDLRYRRQRSRESAAPSSSLQSILEEDKRKSVIQQLGERPPSDRLQIYIRRGSDNSSQPGSTVTSPKPQTQSSTSSKDDNKQSIYIRQPHGTTEYTKPKSIPAAEKQSIYIRPNDNTPSTTISSINSSCTSNSEGQLPETLTVAPPPRRARRAHHIYDDQTNNKIEIDSDNIETPPSIRKSFNREHANVSSSNSCRKLHGQVDQSNESESKSTLSSSHTEGEVLGDGQFDRFSSTRRTRRFKRPVDMSSGNETTSPESLPDNPLIVEPTTPVMARSNPVVAAVAGIESTEKQKEARLKRWQDKLNSSGGTDERTKNTEVTSRVSRTARNMSRISQEDVRQAIRSLKSPTPERSWSPPKDLGRDVPSSVKVIAHELNDEGFEETQSLVSDTPSHGKDSTSSCNDYGSDSKNKPSSRANVESSPKRITSRTGPNLPSLIISKNQTALERSKSLRGTPPSLVNKNLLPRRTNSMRKSESPLVSTMAKNQQQLDVERSNSRTSLRSSRSSLSSAVSTNTVKKVPLRPKSSPLSSSTLHSTNTSAASSLSAQNSPIKRPLSTGSTRTGLMGGTPASRSSSSGSSIGPSAVAGRKPPLKSLGSSSLGPSTSFKENQNQNTVRSRLQSKTSSNTSIANSGASGSSGGGGGGGGTTRSALGTPRTSSSMTSGGASRTGGFMRPTTSSATKVKGK, encoded by the exons GCGCATCGCCAGTAACGTGCCGGACATTGGCGTGCAGATCGACGTGTTCGACGAGCAGCGGGAATGCGACGAGTCACAGAGCCTGCAGGGGCCGGACGGCATCAACCTGAACTCGCATCTTGATGTCTTCTACGCGATACTGCGACAG GTCGCTGGGACCCCACAGGAGATACCGTTTCTCAGCATTCTGCAACACCTGCTGCAGATCGATTCGAAGGAAGCGATCAGCGACATCGTTTGGGACACGGCCGAAACGCTTGTGCACCGCGCGACCCTGCTAGAAGACAAGGAGGCTTCCGTGAGGTTACTCCGCGCCCCCAGTATACAGAAATTCACCTGCCCACACTGTCGTAACGACATCACTAGTCCTACCCGCAGACAATCGGTCGGGCCACTAACGCCCGGGCCACACAACGCTAGCACAATCCACGCCAGCAGCCAGCAATCATTTCCGGCCGTCCCTGCACCTGCTCCCCCTCCTCCTCCGCCTCCAAACTTGGCGACGGCGGCCGCAGCACCACCTCCACCTCCCCCGCCACCTTGTGCACCTCCACCACCCCCACTCCCACCCATGGCAGGCGGTCCAGCAGGAGCACAAGGTGGGCGTGGTCCGGTACCACCCGCTCCACCAGCCCCTCCTGCCCCCAACAATCTGCTCGCCGTTAAAGCGAGCGAACTATCCGCGAGGCCAAAAACACCGGAAGCACAGATTGAAGTCATCAAACCGCTACCCCAGCAGGAAACTCCGGTGCCACGGTCCAAGATGAAGACGATCAATTGGAACAAGATTCCACCGCAGAAAGTATTCAGCAAGCCGAACATCTGGTCGATCGTGGCCGATTCACACCAAAACAGCCCCATGGCCGATCTCAACTGGGACGAGATGGAGGGCTTGTTCTGTCTGCAGCAAACGCAGGGTTCGCCAAAGCTCGGTCGCGAAAACAGTGGCTCCGATACGCTGGAACGCAAATCACGCAAAGAAAACGAAATCACACTTCTGGATGGCAAACGGAGCTTGAACGTTAACATCTTCCTCAAACAGTTCCGCTCCTCTAATGAGGATATCATCCTACTGATCAAGAATGGCGAACACGAAGACATCGGTGCCGAGAAGCTGCGCGGGCTGCTCAAAATCCTTCCGGAGGTGGACGAACTCGAGATGCTGAAATCGTTCGACGGCGACAATAACAGGCTGGGAAATGCGGAAAAATTTCTGCTGCAACTGATACAAGTGCCTAA ctacaAGCTCAGAATCGAGAGTATGCTGTTGAAGGAAGAATTCAAAGCTAACCTAATTTACTTGGAGCCAAATATTAACGCGATGCTTTACGCTGGGGAAG ATCTGATGAACAATAAAGCTCTGCAGGAGGTCCTCTACATGATCGTCGTGGCCGGTAACTTTCTCAACTCCGGGGGATATGCGGGCAATGCGGCCGGCGTCAAGCTGTCCTCGCTGCAGAAGCTAACGGACATCCGGGCAAACAAGCCGGGTATGAATCTGATCCACTTTGTGGCGCTGCAGGCCGAGAAGAAGAATATCGACCTGCTCGAATTCCCTAGTCAGATGACGACGCTGGAAAATGCTACCAA aaCGACTGTAGAACAAATAAACAACGAAATCAACGCCATAGATTTACGAATCAAAAAGATCAAGCGCCAAATAGAACTGCCAAAGACGGAGGAAGACATCAAGTACCAGATGGTGGAGTTTATTACG GGTGCGGAACGGGACATCGCGATGCTGCAGCGGGCCCTAAAGGAGTTGGAAGCGATGCGGCTGCAATTGGCGGACTTTTTCTGCGAGGACATCGCCACCTTTAAGATGGAGGAGTGCTTCCGGATATTCCACAACTTCTGCGAACGGTTCCAGCAGGCCGTCAAAGACAACGAGAAGCGCCGGGTGCAGGAGGAACAGGCCCTGATCCGCCGGAAGCAGCGGGAGGAACAGCTCGCATTGAAACGAAGGCAAT CGAACCAACCTGGAACTCCCGTGTCCGATTCTGAAAATAGCTTGCTGTTGGACCCATCGCAGTACGACCTGCTACGGTACAGTCCAGCGATGACTCGAAGGCGGATAGGTTCTTTCACCAGTAATGGGGATCCAGTCATGCTTCGGGAAGACTGCGCATCGCCAGATATAACTCCCAATGGAAGTCTACGAAGGCGACGTAGTCGGGTGCTCTCTGAGGAAGATGAAGGTAATCTCATGGACTTTTTGCGATCGTCTGGCCACGAAAATGGCAGTCGAGAGAGGAAGTCGGTATCGTACGGTGGAAGTTTGGATCGTTCGTGGGCTCGACGAGCTCGCTCAGGCAGTGGTAGCAAGAAACGACCCGATCTGCTCAATGTAGACTTTGGTAACGATCGTGAAAGGCCGAACTCTCCGTCGCCTCTGGCGGAGTCTAAGCCATTGCCGGTTGAAGAAAACAAACCCAG AGAATGGCGCCAAAAGATCGAATCCTGGCTGCAGGCGAACGAAGCCGATGAGCGGCATAACGAGGACTACAAGAAGAAGCGGAAACTGCTAGCCGTAAATCGTCGCTCCTACGAGACTGACAACGAAAGCGATCGAGGGAGCAAGTTGGACCCGTTGCCGGAGGAGAAACCACCAACGATAACGTCCCCGGAACCACCACCACAATCCGGCGAGATTCAGCTGCCAACGACCTACAAACGGGTGTACCAAGACTGGAAACCCTCCAGTGCCCTAGAGAAAACCGATGTCATGGGTACGATGGAAGCGATTGCTG GAGCAGCTCCATCGCAGCAGGACAAATCGGCCTGGCGTAAGTCTAGCTTGAACAGCCAACAGCAGGATGACCTGCGTTATCGAAGACAGAGATCCCGGGAAAGCGCCGCTCCTAGTTCCAGCCTGCAGTCGATACTTGAGGAAGACAAACGGAAGTCGGTGATTCAACAGCTCGGCGAACGACCTCCTAGTGATCGTCTGCAGATTTACATACGCCGTGGTTCGGACAACAGTTCCCAACCCGGAAGTACGGTAACGTCACCGAAGCCACAAACCCAGTCCAGCACCAGTAGCAAGGACGACAACAAGCAATCGATCTACATTCGACAACCCCACGGAACGACCGAATACACCAAACCGAAATCCATTCCGGCCGCAGAAAAACAATCCATTTACATTCGACCGAACGACAATACTCCGTCCACTACAATCTCGTCCATAAACTCATCCTGCACCAGCAATAGCGAAGGTCAGCTGCCGGAAACGTTGACGGTAGCTCCACCACCTCGAAGAGCTCGAAGAGCGCACCATATTTACGATGATCAAACGAACAATAAAATCGAAATTGATTCAGACAACATCGAAACTCCTCCCTCGATACGGAAAAGTTTCAACCGGGAGCATGCTAACGTCAGTAGTAGCAATTCGTGCCGTAAACTTCACGGACAGGTAGACCAGAGCAATGAATCCGAATCAAAGAGTACGTTAAGCAGTAGTCATACCGAAGGAGAAGTGCTAGGAGATGGCCAGTTTGATCGGTTTTCTTCGACACGGAGAACGAGACGCTTCAAACGACCTGTAGATATGAGTAGTGGCAATGAGACAACCTCACCCGAGTCACTACCTGATAACCCGCTTATAGTAGAGCCGACAACGCCGGTTATGGCGAGAAGTAATCCAGTAGTTGCCGCAGTAGCTGGAATCGAGTCTACGGAGAAACAGAAGGAGGCACGTCTTAAACGCTGGCAAGATAAGCTGAACAGCTCCGGGGGCACAGATGAGCGTACGAAGAATACTGAAGTGACGAGTAGAGTTTCTCGAACGGCACGCAATATGAGTCGAATAAGTCAGGAAGATGTTAGGCAAGCTATTCGAAGTCTCAAATCACCAACTCCAGAGCGAAGTTGGAGTCCTCCAAAGGATCTTGGACGCGATGTGCCTAGTAGTGTCAAGGTGATCGCACACGAGCTGAACGACGAAGGCTTTGAAGAGACGCAGAGTTTGGTCTCGGATACACCGTCTCATGGGAAGGATAGCACGTCTTCATGCAACGATTACGGTTCGGACTCGAAAAATAAGCCATCCTCAAGAGCAAACGTGGAAAGCAGCCCGAAGAGAATCACAAGCAGAACCGGTCCTAATCTTCCAAGTCTTATCATAAGTAAAAATCAAACTGCCCTTGAACGCAGCAAATCGTTGAGGGGAACTCCGCCTTCTCTAGTCAACAAAAACCTGTTACCACGTCGAACGAATTCGATGCGCAAATCCGAGTCCCCATTAGTCAGTACGATGGCCAAAAATCAGCAACAGCTGGACGTGGAAAGAAGCAATTCTCGAACGAGTCTCCGTTCATCTCGATCATCGTTAAGTAGTGCCGTCTCGACCAACACAGTCAAAAAGGTGCCATTGAGACCGAAGTCGTCGCCTTTGAGCTCTTCGACATTGCATTCCACGAATACTAGTGCCGCTTCATCATTATCGGCACAGAATTCACCCATCAAGCGACCGCTGAGCACCGGTAGTACCCGAACAGGACTCATGGGAGGTACCCCGGCCAGCAGGAGCAGCTCAAGTGGGTCCAGTATAGGCCCTAGCGCGGTTGCCGGTAGAAAACCCCCGCTTAAATCCCTCGGCTCCAGTTCGCTGGGACCTAGCACTAGCTTTAAAGAGAACCAAAATCAAAACACCGTTCGAAGTCGGTTGCAGAGCAAAACTTCCAGCAATACCAGTATCGCCAACTCGGGAGCTTCGGGTTCCAGtggcggcggcggcggcggcggcggaACGACGCGGTCCGCTTTGGGAACGCCAAGAACTAGCTCGTCGATGACCAGTGGTGGTGCCTCAAGAACCGGTGGCTTCATGCGTCCGACCACTTCCAGTGCCACCAAGGTAAAGGGGAAGTAA
- the LOC129750790 gene encoding FH2 domain-containing protein 1 isoform X3, with product MTVMQPGPVTIIMEPTSGGGTGTGSEDEGVVDSGDYLNSSSAINKTVIKIYHLLKETQVHAVGDPISCLNLLPVLNNLRRIASNVPDIGVQIDVFDEQRECDESQSLQGPDGINLNSHLDVFYAILRQVAGTPQEIPFLSILQHLLQIDSKEAISDIVWDTAETLVHRATLLEDKEASVRLLRAPSIQKFTCPHCRNDITSPTRRQSVGPLTPGPHNASTIHASSQQSFPAVPAPAPPPPPPPNLATAAAAPPPPPPPPCAPPPPPLPPMAGGPAGAQGGRGPVPPAPPAPPAPNNLLAVKASELSARPKTPEAQIEVIKPLPQQETPVPRSKMKTINWNKIPPQKVFSKPNIWSIVADSHQNSPMADLNWDEMEGLFCLQQTQGSPKLGRENSGSDTLERKSRKENEITLLDGKRSLNVNIFLKQFRSSNEDIILLIKNGEHEDIGAEKLRGLLKILPEVDELEMLKSFDGDNNRLGNAEKFLLQLIQVPNYKLRIESMLLKEEFKANLIYLEPNINAMLYAGEDLMNNKALQEVLYMIVVAGNFLNSGGYAGNAAGVKLSSLQKLTDIRANKPGMNLIHFVALQAEKKNIDLLEFPSQMTTLENATKTTVEQINNEINAIDLRIKKIKRQIELPKTEEDIKYQMVEFITGAERDIAMLQRALKELEAMRLQLADFFCEDIATFKMEECFRIFHNFCERFQQAVKDNEKRRVQEEQALIRRKQREEQLALKRRQSNQPGTPVSDSENSLLLDPSQYDLLRYSPAMTRRRIGSFTSNGDPVMLREDCASPDITPNGSLRRRRSRVLSEEDEGNLMDFLRSSGHENGSRERKSVSYGGSLDRSWARRARSGSGSKKRPDLLNVDFGNDRERPNSPSPLAESKPLPVEENKPRISREWRQKIESWLQANEADERHNEDYKKKRKLLAVNRRSYETDNESDRGSKLDPLPEEKPPTITSPEPPPQSGEIQLPTTYKRVYQDWKPSSALEKTDVMGTMEAIAGAAPSQQDKSAWRKSSLNSQQQDDLRYRRQRSRESAAPSSSLQSILEEDKRKSVIQQLGERPPSDRLQIYIRRGSDNSSQPGSTVTSPKPQTQSSTSSKDDNKQSIYIRQPHGTTEYTKPKSIPAAEKQSIYIRPNDNTPSTTISSINSSCTSNSEGQLPETLTVAPPPRRARRAHHIYDDQTNNKIEIDSDNIETPPSIRKSFNREHANVSSSNSCRKLHGQVDQSNESESKSTLSSSHTEGEVLGDGQFDRFSSTRRTRRFKRPVDMSSGNETTSPESLPDNPLIVEPTTPVMARSNPVVAAVAGIESTEKQKEARLKRWQDKLNSSGGTDERTKNTEVTSRVSRTARNMSRISQEDVRQAIRSLKSPTPERSWSPPKDLGRDVPSSVKVIAHELNDEGFEETQSLVSDTPSHGKDSTSSCNDYGSDSKNKPSSRANVESSPKRITSRTGPNLPSLIISKNQTALERSKSLRGTPPSLVNKNLLPRRTNSMRKSESPLVSTMAKNQQQLDVERSNSRTSLRSSRSSLSSAVSTNTVKKVPLRPKSSPLSSSTLHSTNTSAASSLSAQNSPIKRPLSTGSTRTGLMGGTPASRSSSSGSSIGPSAVAGRKPPLKSLGSSSLGPSTSFKENQNQNTVRSRLQSKTSSNTSIANSGASGSSGGGGGGGGTTRSALGTPRTSSSMTSGGASRTGGFMRPTTSSATKVKGK from the exons GCGCATCGCCAGTAACGTGCCGGACATTGGCGTGCAGATCGACGTGTTCGACGAGCAGCGGGAATGCGACGAGTCACAGAGCCTGCAGGGGCCGGACGGCATCAACCTGAACTCGCATCTTGATGTCTTCTACGCGATACTGCGACAG GTCGCTGGGACCCCACAGGAGATACCGTTTCTCAGCATTCTGCAACACCTGCTGCAGATCGATTCGAAGGAAGCGATCAGCGACATCGTTTGGGACACGGCCGAAACGCTTGTGCACCGCGCGACCCTGCTAGAAGACAAGGAGGCTTCCGTGAGGTTACTCCGCGCCCCCAGTATACAGAAATTCACCTGCCCACACTGTCGTAACGACATCACTAGTCCTACCCGCAGACAATCGGTCGGGCCACTAACGCCCGGGCCACACAACGCTAGCACAATCCACGCCAGCAGCCAGCAATCATTTCCGGCCGTCCCTGCACCTGCTCCCCCTCCTCCTCCGCCTCCAAACTTGGCGACGGCGGCCGCAGCACCACCTCCACCTCCCCCGCCACCTTGTGCACCTCCACCACCCCCACTCCCACCCATGGCAGGCGGTCCAGCAGGAGCACAAGGTGGGCGTGGTCCGGTACCACCCGCTCCACCAGCCCCTCCTGCCCCCAACAATCTGCTCGCCGTTAAAGCGAGCGAACTATCCGCGAGGCCAAAAACACCGGAAGCACAGATTGAAGTCATCAAACCGCTACCCCAGCAGGAAACTCCGGTGCCACGGTCCAAGATGAAGACGATCAATTGGAACAAGATTCCACCGCAGAAAGTATTCAGCAAGCCGAACATCTGGTCGATCGTGGCCGATTCACACCAAAACAGCCCCATGGCCGATCTCAACTGGGACGAGATGGAGGGCTTGTTCTGTCTGCAGCAAACGCAGGGTTCGCCAAAGCTCGGTCGCGAAAACAGTGGCTCCGATACGCTGGAACGCAAATCACGCAAAGAAAACGAAATCACACTTCTGGATGGCAAACGGAGCTTGAACGTTAACATCTTCCTCAAACAGTTCCGCTCCTCTAATGAGGATATCATCCTACTGATCAAGAATGGCGAACACGAAGACATCGGTGCCGAGAAGCTGCGCGGGCTGCTCAAAATCCTTCCGGAGGTGGACGAACTCGAGATGCTGAAATCGTTCGACGGCGACAATAACAGGCTGGGAAATGCGGAAAAATTTCTGCTGCAACTGATACAAGTGCCTAA ctacaAGCTCAGAATCGAGAGTATGCTGTTGAAGGAAGAATTCAAAGCTAACCTAATTTACTTGGAGCCAAATATTAACGCGATGCTTTACGCTGGGGAAG ATCTGATGAACAATAAAGCTCTGCAGGAGGTCCTCTACATGATCGTCGTGGCCGGTAACTTTCTCAACTCCGGGGGATATGCGGGCAATGCGGCCGGCGTCAAGCTGTCCTCGCTGCAGAAGCTAACGGACATCCGGGCAAACAAGCCGGGTATGAATCTGATCCACTTTGTGGCGCTGCAGGCCGAGAAGAAGAATATCGACCTGCTCGAATTCCCTAGTCAGATGACGACGCTGGAAAATGCTACCAA aaCGACTGTAGAACAAATAAACAACGAAATCAACGCCATAGATTTACGAATCAAAAAGATCAAGCGCCAAATAGAACTGCCAAAGACGGAGGAAGACATCAAGTACCAGATGGTGGAGTTTATTACG GGTGCGGAACGGGACATCGCGATGCTGCAGCGGGCCCTAAAGGAGTTGGAAGCGATGCGGCTGCAATTGGCGGACTTTTTCTGCGAGGACATCGCCACCTTTAAGATGGAGGAGTGCTTCCGGATATTCCACAACTTCTGCGAACGGTTCCAGCAGGCCGTCAAAGACAACGAGAAGCGCCGGGTGCAGGAGGAACAGGCCCTGATCCGCCGGAAGCAGCGGGAGGAACAGCTCGCATTGAAACGAAGGCAAT CGAACCAACCTGGAACTCCCGTGTCCGATTCTGAAAATAGCTTGCTGTTGGACCCATCGCAGTACGACCTGCTACGGTACAGTCCAGCGATGACTCGAAGGCGGATAGGTTCTTTCACCAGTAATGGGGATCCAGTCATGCTTCGGGAAGACTGCGCATCGCCAGATATAACTCCCAATGGAAGTCTACGAAGGCGACGTAGTCGGGTGCTCTCTGAGGAAGATGAAGGTAATCTCATGGACTTTTTGCGATCGTCTGGCCACGAAAATGGCAGTCGAGAGAGGAAGTCGGTATCGTACGGTGGAAGTTTGGATCGTTCGTGGGCTCGACGAGCTCGCTCAGGCAGTGGTAGCAAGAAACGACCCGATCTGCTCAATGTAGACTTTGGTAACGATCGTGAAAGGCCGAACTCTCCGTCGCCTCTGGCGGAGTCTAAGCCATTGCCGGTTGAAGAAAACAAACCCAG AATTTCCAGAGAATGGCGCCAAAAGATCGAATCCTGGCTGCAGGCGAACGAAGCCGATGAGCGGCATAACGAGGACTACAAGAAGAAGCGGAAACTGCTAGCCGTAAATCGTCGCTCCTACGAGACTGACAACGAAAGCGATCGAGGGAGCAAGTTGGACCCGTTGCCGGAGGAGAAACCACCAACGATAACGTCCCCGGAACCACCACCACAATCCGGCGAGATTCAGCTGCCAACGACCTACAAACGGGTGTACCAAGACTGGAAACCCTCCAGTGCCCTAGAGAAAACCGATGTCATGGGTACGATGGAAGCGATTGCTG GAGCAGCTCCATCGCAGCAGGACAAATCGGCCTGGCGTAAGTCTAGCTTGAACAGCCAACAGCAGGATGACCTGCGTTATCGAAGACAGAGATCCCGGGAAAGCGCCGCTCCTAGTTCCAGCCTGCAGTCGATACTTGAGGAAGACAAACGGAAGTCGGTGATTCAACAGCTCGGCGAACGACCTCCTAGTGATCGTCTGCAGATTTACATACGCCGTGGTTCGGACAACAGTTCCCAACCCGGAAGTACGGTAACGTCACCGAAGCCACAAACCCAGTCCAGCACCAGTAGCAAGGACGACAACAAGCAATCGATCTACATTCGACAACCCCACGGAACGACCGAATACACCAAACCGAAATCCATTCCGGCCGCAGAAAAACAATCCATTTACATTCGACCGAACGACAATACTCCGTCCACTACAATCTCGTCCATAAACTCATCCTGCACCAGCAATAGCGAAGGTCAGCTGCCGGAAACGTTGACGGTAGCTCCACCACCTCGAAGAGCTCGAAGAGCGCACCATATTTACGATGATCAAACGAACAATAAAATCGAAATTGATTCAGACAACATCGAAACTCCTCCCTCGATACGGAAAAGTTTCAACCGGGAGCATGCTAACGTCAGTAGTAGCAATTCGTGCCGTAAACTTCACGGACAGGTAGACCAGAGCAATGAATCCGAATCAAAGAGTACGTTAAGCAGTAGTCATACCGAAGGAGAAGTGCTAGGAGATGGCCAGTTTGATCGGTTTTCTTCGACACGGAGAACGAGACGCTTCAAACGACCTGTAGATATGAGTAGTGGCAATGAGACAACCTCACCCGAGTCACTACCTGATAACCCGCTTATAGTAGAGCCGACAACGCCGGTTATGGCGAGAAGTAATCCAGTAGTTGCCGCAGTAGCTGGAATCGAGTCTACGGAGAAACAGAAGGAGGCACGTCTTAAACGCTGGCAAGATAAGCTGAACAGCTCCGGGGGCACAGATGAGCGTACGAAGAATACTGAAGTGACGAGTAGAGTTTCTCGAACGGCACGCAATATGAGTCGAATAAGTCAGGAAGATGTTAGGCAAGCTATTCGAAGTCTCAAATCACCAACTCCAGAGCGAAGTTGGAGTCCTCCAAAGGATCTTGGACGCGATGTGCCTAGTAGTGTCAAGGTGATCGCACACGAGCTGAACGACGAAGGCTTTGAAGAGACGCAGAGTTTGGTCTCGGATACACCGTCTCATGGGAAGGATAGCACGTCTTCATGCAACGATTACGGTTCGGACTCGAAAAATAAGCCATCCTCAAGAGCAAACGTGGAAAGCAGCCCGAAGAGAATCACAAGCAGAACCGGTCCTAATCTTCCAAGTCTTATCATAAGTAAAAATCAAACTGCCCTTGAACGCAGCAAATCGTTGAGGGGAACTCCGCCTTCTCTAGTCAACAAAAACCTGTTACCACGTCGAACGAATTCGATGCGCAAATCCGAGTCCCCATTAGTCAGTACGATGGCCAAAAATCAGCAACAGCTGGACGTGGAAAGAAGCAATTCTCGAACGAGTCTCCGTTCATCTCGATCATCGTTAAGTAGTGCCGTCTCGACCAACACAGTCAAAAAGGTGCCATTGAGACCGAAGTCGTCGCCTTTGAGCTCTTCGACATTGCATTCCACGAATACTAGTGCCGCTTCATCATTATCGGCACAGAATTCACCCATCAAGCGACCGCTGAGCACCGGTAGTACCCGAACAGGACTCATGGGAGGTACCCCGGCCAGCAGGAGCAGCTCAAGTGGGTCCAGTATAGGCCCTAGCGCGGTTGCCGGTAGAAAACCCCCGCTTAAATCCCTCGGCTCCAGTTCGCTGGGACCTAGCACTAGCTTTAAAGAGAACCAAAATCAAAACACCGTTCGAAGTCGGTTGCAGAGCAAAACTTCCAGCAATACCAGTATCGCCAACTCGGGAGCTTCGGGTTCCAGtggcggcggcggcggcggcggcggaACGACGCGGTCCGCTTTGGGAACGCCAAGAACTAGCTCGTCGATGACCAGTGGTGGTGCCTCAAGAACCGGTGGCTTCATGCGTCCGACCACTTCCAGTGCCACCAAGGTAAAGGGGAAGTAA